TCCGAAAATTCGAAAGAGACGTCATTTGCGACGATACTTGATTGCATAACAAACCCTTTGCGCGGTTACACGCAGATTAATAAAATCGATTGGGGTGGGTTTGTTTAAGATGCCATAAGACTCCGGTTGCCCAGAGGACTATTAGACTAAGGAAGAAGCGTTAAAATTGCAAGGAAATTATAAAATGCCTTATCTGGACTAAGTCTTTAAAAACTTCGCATCGCTGTCGCATAGTTTTCGAAAAGAAGCTCTTGACATAGTCAAAAATATATATTTCAGTATATATATGAATAAAGCGAAAATATTTAAAAATGGAGACAGTCAAGCAGTTCGTCTTCCCAAAGAATATAGATTTAAGGGTAAGGAAGTCTATATCCATAGGGAGGGAGAGGTCGTTATATTGACTCCTATTCAGGATGCTGTTGATAGACTTTGGAATACTTTAAACGAATTTTCCGATGACTTCAAAATAGAAAGAGATCAGCCTAAAGAATATGATCGGCGCGATCCTATATGAATAAGTATCTCTTAGATACGAACATCTGCATTTATATTATAAATCAAAGACCGGATTCAGTTTATAAAAAATTTAAGAAGGTAGCTTTAGAGAATATCTACATCTCTTCTATCACTGAATTTGAATTATATTTTGGAATTGAAAAGAGCCTTCATAAAGAGAAGAATAGAAGAGCATTGGCTGATTTTATCGGGTATTTGAATATCTTACCCTTTAATAGCAATTCATCAGCAATCGCTGCTAAAATACGTTTCGGTTTAGAGAAATCGGGCAAGCCGATAGGTCCTTTCGATCTATTAATAGCATCTCAAGCTATTTCTAATGATCATATCCTTGTGACTAATAATGAAAAAGAATTCAAAAGGATTAAAGAGCTAAAAATTGAGAATTGGATTTAAATCTACCTACCGGGACTCGCCGTTGATGCTTGGAAATAGAATTTCTCCCTATGGGTCGAAATTCTGTGCAATCTCGCATCCTGCTCGATTTGGCTCCACGGCGTCTTTTGCACTCGCTTCACCATCCATGGCTCGCGGCACATTTGCGACGCTCTCTATCTGTGGTTTTGATTATAATACAGCCTGTTTGATTTAAGATTTGGCTTCACTTCGCTCGCCACCCTTTGGGTATTTTGCTCCCTATGGGTCGCAAAATAGATCGCTGCAAATGTTTACGTGCAAAAGCTTCGAGTCCTTGTACCTACCGGGACTCGAACCCGGACCCCAGGCTCCGGAGGCCTGTACTCTATCCGTTGAGCTATAGGTACTTATGTTGGTGAGTTTTTGTGACTTGTCCAAGCAGTCAATCTTATTCAATTTGCCCATAGGCGGTTGTATTTGTTTTCTCTTCGGCATTTTTTTTTAGCCTGTGTATTGGTCCCCGTTTCGATCTTTTCAGAGGGGGAGAAGGTTGCAATTGACCTTAACGAATCCAAACGTCTCTCTAAACAAGAGCTGGAAGAAAAAAGAAACGGTTGGTATGCAACTGGTCTTCCTGTTTTTTCAGAAGATCCTGTTAGAGGCCAGGGGTATGGTGCCAGAGGATTTTTATACCAGAATGGAAATCGTTCTGATCCTTATTTTGAATTCCAACCTTACAAATATAGATTCGGTGCCCAAGCTTACAAGACTACTAAAGGTGCAGACTATTATGAATTCACTTTTGATAGTCCCTTTCTTTTCGATACTGCTTATAGATTGAAGACAAGTGTTTCTTATAGCACCAATAAAAATTCTCAGTATTTCGGGATCGGAACTGATACGTTACGCGAAATCCAATATAGAGATAGGAATCAACCTACA
The DNA window shown above is from Leptospira koniambonensis and carries:
- the vapB gene encoding type II toxin-antitoxin system antitoxin VapB, whose protein sequence is MNKAKIFKNGDSQAVRLPKEYRFKGKEVYIHREGEVVILTPIQDAVDRLWNTLNEFSDDFKIERDQPKEYDRRDPI
- the vapC gene encoding type II toxin-antitoxin system tRNA(fMet)-specific endonuclease VapC; translation: MNKYLLDTNICIYIINQRPDSVYKKFKKVALENIYISSITEFELYFGIEKSLHKEKNRRALADFIGYLNILPFNSNSSAIAAKIRFGLEKSGKPIGPFDLLIASQAISNDHILVTNNEKEFKRIKELKIENWI